The following proteins are encoded in a genomic region of Halopelagius longus:
- a CDS encoding glycoside hydrolase family 97 protein gives MKTISHDSGDLEVGIDFSEPSSALRAFDGGTKVIDPSPIGIDTPDGPFPEAYDLVGRNTRTVEETIETARGKATTRRRRWTLATYTFESENGHAVDFEVCVTDDGIAYRYRIDGDGGMLLHGGEQNGPQERSGFRFPAGAVSWLFEYDHDHESVGKHYSASLADGEFTPPGLFRVNGSWVLVGEAGVDGGYAASRLTTSEHDRGYEFRTPDTTLRLAFPAATPWRVAVIGDLSAIAESTLIPDLVDGPDTNGGNAPVAVDADDDWVETGRVAWSWWGENRSPSDFERQKEHVNYAAERGWEYVLVDEGWDEEWVPDLVEYATEREVGIFLWAHWTELHRDDDRERRLDRWSDWGIAGVKVDFMDADDQGRHQFYDRFMEATAERELLVNFHGSIVPTGLSRRWPHVLTYEGVKGAEHHQWTGLPPEHNTILPFTRNVVGPMDYTPVTFSAENRLTSVGHELALSVIFESGLQHLADDIEEYAARPAAEWFLERVPAAWDETVLLRGRPGSEAVLARRRGGDWFVGAITAGPARTVEIPLTFLDAAREAQVVHEGTDGGSLVRDRRRLEPGETLGINVADNGGFCLYAPE, from the coding sequence ATGAAAACTATCTCGCACGATAGCGGCGACCTCGAAGTGGGTATCGACTTCTCCGAACCGTCGTCAGCACTGCGCGCGTTCGACGGCGGTACGAAGGTGATCGATCCGTCGCCGATCGGGATCGATACGCCCGACGGGCCGTTCCCCGAGGCGTACGATCTCGTCGGGCGCAACACCCGTACGGTCGAGGAAACCATCGAGACGGCCCGCGGCAAGGCGACGACTCGCCGGCGTCGGTGGACACTGGCGACCTACACGTTCGAGTCCGAAAACGGTCATGCGGTCGACTTCGAGGTGTGCGTGACCGATGACGGAATCGCCTACCGCTACCGGATCGACGGCGACGGGGGAATGCTTCTCCACGGGGGCGAGCAGAACGGTCCGCAAGAGCGGAGCGGCTTTCGCTTCCCAGCCGGCGCGGTGTCGTGGTTGTTCGAGTACGACCACGATCACGAATCGGTGGGGAAGCACTACTCGGCGTCGCTTGCCGACGGGGAGTTCACCCCGCCTGGGTTGTTCCGTGTAAACGGGTCGTGGGTGCTCGTGGGCGAAGCGGGCGTTGACGGCGGCTACGCGGCCTCCCGCCTCACGACGAGCGAGCACGATCGCGGTTACGAGTTCCGAACGCCGGACACGACACTCCGACTGGCCTTTCCCGCCGCGACGCCGTGGCGGGTCGCGGTGATCGGTGATCTCTCGGCGATCGCCGAGTCGACGCTTATTCCAGACTTGGTCGACGGTCCTGACACCAACGGGGGCAATGCGCCGGTCGCCGTCGACGCAGACGACGACTGGGTTGAAACCGGGCGGGTCGCGTGGTCGTGGTGGGGCGAGAACCGGAGCCCCTCGGACTTCGAGCGTCAGAAGGAACACGTCAACTACGCGGCCGAACGGGGCTGGGAATACGTTCTGGTCGACGAGGGGTGGGACGAGGAATGGGTGCCGGACCTCGTCGAGTACGCTACTGAACGCGAGGTCGGCATCTTTCTGTGGGCCCACTGGACGGAGTTACACCGGGACGACGATCGCGAGCGACGACTTGACCGGTGGTCCGATTGGGGGATTGCCGGCGTCAAGGTCGACTTCATGGACGCGGACGATCAGGGCCGCCACCAGTTCTACGATCGATTCATGGAAGCCACCGCTGAGCGTGAACTGCTGGTGAACTTCCACGGATCGATCGTTCCCACGGGGCTGTCGCGCCGGTGGCCCCACGTCCTTACCTACGAGGGCGTCAAGGGAGCCGAACACCACCAGTGGACCGGTCTACCGCCCGAACACAATACGATTCTCCCGTTCACACGAAACGTCGTCGGCCCCATGGACTACACGCCAGTGACTTTCTCCGCGGAGAATCGCCTTACGTCGGTTGGCCACGAACTCGCTCTGTCGGTCATCTTCGAATCGGGCCTGCAGCACCTCGCCGACGACATCGAGGAGTACGCCGCCCGACCCGCGGCGGAGTGGTTTCTCGAACGGGTGCCCGCGGCGTGGGACGAGACGGTCCTGCTCCGCGGGCGACCGGGATCAGAGGCCGTGCTAGCGCGCCGTCGCGGCGGCGACTGGTTCGTCGGCGCAATTACTGCCGGCCCCGCCCGGACGGTCGAGATTCCGCTGACCTTTCTCGACGCGGCGCGGGAGGCACAGGTCGTTCACGAGGGCACGGACGGTGGGTCGTTGGTCCGCGATCGCCGACGCCTCGAACCCGGGGAGACGCTGGGGATCAACGTGGCCGATAACGGCGGGTTCTGCTTATATGCGCCGGAGTAA
- a CDS encoding ABC transporter substrate-binding protein: MQGGIDFSKVNWNMFNPKGDTTPQRLRWMVWDPLARLKQQQQEYEPLLAKDFTLDGTTATINLREDYTWHDGDPLTSADVVTQWRIQKYLEAPMWDFAQSVSAPDDYTVKIEMNEVNPEVVWPSFLGNEIFAKKSEYGTFLEELESSDGSDKAVQAVQEHQVGTPIGNGPFEVTDVGQDVVNLKRFPDYARADNINWSNVKATFYPEEKTLYQAAIGDELDGIDFVQMPDNIINQLPDHWEAVRVPGFEGPMIAFGPKSDVVGENAENAGVIRTAIAYMFDFEQFTSLINSEDVPAIQSGMSISANEKFLGDKASDFTRYGKAAKTDKATQILEDAGFSKKNGTWMRPNGKPLELPVKFPAGWTGDRPAWQNVADQFKQFGINSEGQPVENSTFFGPTIEKHDFEVAIAGTWGVAGQPYPYFGFRTNLGTLTEPAYQYNPEVKEYEVPMPVGNPDGDTRTVNVDDKIQALGKASEPKEAKRLIRELAWTVNQALPYLQPTEGFNQHFITRDQWSFPSSDSALLKTNVPFTFLPKIGEMQATK; encoded by the coding sequence ATGCAGGGCGGGATCGACTTCTCGAAAGTCAACTGGAACATGTTCAATCCGAAGGGAGACACCACACCTCAGCGTCTCCGCTGGATGGTGTGGGACCCGCTGGCCCGCCTGAAACAGCAACAGCAGGAGTACGAACCTCTCCTCGCCAAGGACTTTACCCTCGACGGAACGACCGCGACGATCAACCTCCGGGAGGACTATACATGGCACGACGGCGATCCGCTGACCTCGGCAGACGTCGTCACCCAGTGGCGCATCCAGAAGTACCTCGAAGCGCCAATGTGGGACTTCGCCCAGAGCGTCTCCGCGCCGGACGACTACACGGTGAAAATCGAGATGAACGAAGTCAACCCGGAGGTCGTCTGGCCCTCCTTCCTTGGCAACGAAATCTTCGCGAAGAAGTCCGAGTACGGAACGTTCCTGGAGGAACTCGAATCGTCCGACGGCAGCGACAAAGCCGTCCAAGCCGTACAGGAACACCAAGTCGGCACACCGATCGGTAACGGCCCGTTCGAGGTGACCGATGTCGGCCAGGACGTGGTGAACCTGAAACGGTTCCCCGACTACGCTCGGGCGGACAACATCAACTGGAGTAACGTCAAGGCGACGTTCTATCCTGAGGAGAAGACGCTGTACCAGGCGGCGATCGGTGATGAACTCGACGGCATCGACTTCGTCCAGATGCCGGACAACATCATCAACCAGTTGCCCGATCACTGGGAGGCGGTTCGCGTCCCCGGCTTCGAGGGGCCGATGATCGCGTTCGGACCGAAAAGCGACGTGGTGGGCGAGAACGCCGAGAACGCAGGGGTCATCCGGACGGCTATCGCGTACATGTTCGACTTCGAGCAGTTCACGTCGCTGATCAACTCCGAGGACGTTCCCGCTATCCAGAGCGGTATGTCGATCAGCGCCAACGAGAAGTTCCTCGGCGACAAAGCCAGCGACTTCACTCGCTACGGCAAGGCCGCCAAGACGGACAAGGCGACTCAGATCCTCGAGGACGCCGGCTTCTCGAAGAAAAACGGTACGTGGATGCGGCCTAACGGGAAACCGCTCGAACTGCCGGTGAAGTTCCCCGCCGGGTGGACGGGTGACCGCCCCGCTTGGCAGAACGTCGCCGACCAGTTCAAGCAGTTCGGCATCAACTCCGAGGGGCAACCCGTCGAGAACAGCACGTTCTTCGGACCGACGATCGAGAAGCACGACTTTGAGGTGGCCATCGCCGGCACCTGGGGGGTCGCCGGGCAGCCGTACCCCTACTTCGGCTTCCGAACGAATCTCGGGACGCTCACGGAACCGGCCTACCAGTACAACCCCGAGGTCAAGGAGTACGAGGTCCCGATGCCCGTCGGTAACCCCGACGGCGACACCCGGACCGTCAACGTCGACGATAAGATTCAGGCGCTAGGAAAGGCGTCCGAACCGAAGGAGGCGAAACGGTTGATCCGGGAACTGGCGTGGACGGTCAACCAGGCGCTGCCGTATCTTCAGCCGACGGAGGGGTTCAATCAGCACTTCATCACCCGCGATCAGTGGTCGTTCCCGTCGTCGGACAGTGCCCTCCTCAAGACGAACGTTCCCTTCACGTTCCTCCCCAAGATAGGTGAGATGCAGGCGACGAAGTGA
- a CDS encoding ABC transporter permease subunit: MDSRWVIKRVLQSLLTILVVINLSFVLVQQLPGGPMAYLQSQLRGATNPEQQLRLMRQYLNIEPNQTFTEKYVSYMGSLLRGDLGRSFTLDAPVADVIAQALPWTVFVMSVSISLAFLLGIVAGAIMAYKEGSLFDSVLSVNAIVAQSVPYYIFALLFVFYLGYVGNIFPTGGLYDNSLTPGLSVPFVVSVLRHAALPILSIVLTWAGGYALGMRGNSIQVLGEDYLYVARLRGLSPRRIALRYVGRNAILPMYTHLVLSVGAVFGGSVVLEEIFRYRGVGFYLFTAIEARDYPLMMGAFMIISVAVVIGILVADLTYGVLDPRTGNESQRESYASGASLREMLLRFRTGALALPARIGGTPADDDDDDFILDTDPYERVTPDRADRLRRTFDESIVAPLKILLSDWRGRVGIAVLVGIVYLGTVGVMLVPEPVTAPPDQRFMLPFVDWQYPLGTDRVGKGLFSMTVHSTPYILKMVAAGAVFATMVGALVGTVSGYAGGLVDRVLMTVSDILLTLPGLPLIIVITFYFETTNPYFIGVILAINNWTGLARSLRSQVLTLRDAEYVESARTMGLTTPSIVREDLLPNLMPYVSVSFVGAARKIIFEAVALYYLGVLGGISPNWGIMMSDATSSTAALYDLSMSHLILVPTLAVVLLSLGALMLSQSADRMFNPRLRSKHVSDSESTGPTPASESSTEVQSLSD, translated from the coding sequence ATGGATTCGAGATGGGTGATAAAGCGCGTCCTGCAGTCGTTGCTTACGATACTGGTCGTGATCAACCTCTCGTTCGTTCTCGTCCAACAGCTTCCGGGCGGACCGATGGCGTACCTGCAGTCACAGTTGCGCGGGGCGACGAACCCCGAACAGCAACTTCGGTTGATGCGCCAGTACCTCAACATCGAGCCCAACCAGACGTTCACCGAGAAGTACGTCAGTTACATGGGATCGCTACTGCGAGGCGACCTCGGACGGTCGTTTACCCTCGACGCCCCCGTCGCCGACGTGATCGCGCAGGCACTCCCGTGGACGGTGTTCGTGATGTCGGTGTCGATCTCGCTGGCGTTCCTGTTGGGGATCGTCGCCGGGGCGATCATGGCCTACAAGGAGGGATCGCTGTTCGACTCGGTGCTCTCGGTGAACGCCATCGTAGCCCAGTCAGTACCGTACTACATCTTCGCCCTCCTGTTCGTCTTCTACCTGGGTTACGTCGGAAACATCTTCCCCACCGGCGGACTCTACGACAATAGCCTCACGCCCGGACTGTCAGTTCCGTTCGTCGTCAGCGTACTCCGGCACGCGGCGCTCCCCATCCTGTCGATCGTCCTCACGTGGGCTGGGGGATACGCGCTCGGGATGCGCGGCAACAGTATTCAGGTCCTCGGCGAAGACTACCTCTACGTCGCGCGCCTCCGCGGTCTCTCGCCGCGGCGCATCGCACTTCGGTACGTCGGCCGAAACGCTATTCTCCCGATGTACACGCACCTCGTGCTGTCGGTTGGCGCCGTCTTCGGGGGATCGGTCGTGCTGGAGGAGATTTTCCGGTACCGCGGTGTCGGTTTCTACCTGTTCACAGCGATCGAGGCGCGGGATTACCCGCTAATGATGGGGGCGTTCATGATCATCTCGGTTGCCGTCGTCATCGGCATCCTCGTGGCCGACCTCACCTACGGCGTCCTCGACCCGCGGACCGGAAATGAGAGCCAGCGAGAATCCTACGCCAGCGGCGCCTCTCTCCGTGAGATGCTCTTGCGCTTCCGGACCGGCGCCCTCGCGCTTCCGGCACGGATCGGTGGTACCCCGGCTGACGACGATGACGACGACTTCATCCTTGACACGGATCCGTACGAGCGGGTGACGCCTGACCGGGCCGATCGGCTCCGCCGGACGTTCGACGAGTCGATTGTCGCCCCGCTGAAGATTCTGCTGAGCGATTGGCGCGGTCGCGTGGGCATAGCTGTCCTCGTCGGTATCGTCTACCTCGGCACGGTCGGCGTGATGCTGGTCCCCGAACCGGTGACCGCGCCGCCGGATCAGCGGTTCATGCTCCCGTTCGTCGATTGGCAGTATCCGCTCGGGACCGACCGTGTCGGGAAGGGACTGTTTTCGATGACGGTCCACTCGACGCCGTACATCCTGAAGATGGTCGCCGCCGGCGCCGTCTTCGCCACGATGGTCGGCGCGCTCGTCGGAACGGTGTCGGGATACGCCGGCGGCCTCGTCGACCGCGTGCTCATGACCGTCAGCGACATCCTCCTGACGCTGCCGGGCCTGCCGCTTATCATCGTCATCACGTTCTACTTCGAGACGACCAACCCCTACTTCATCGGCGTCATTCTCGCGATTAACAACTGGACCGGGCTCGCCCGGTCGCTCCGCTCACAGGTTCTCACCCTACGCGACGCCGAATACGTCGAGTCGGCGCGGACGATGGGGCTGACGACTCCCTCGATCGTGCGCGAGGACCTGCTGCCCAACCTCATGCCGTACGTATCCGTTAGCTTCGTCGGCGCGGCCCGGAAGATCATCTTCGAGGCCGTCGCGCTGTACTACCTCGGCGTTCTCGGCGGTATCAGCCCCAACTGGGGGATCATGATGTCCGACGCCACCAGTTCGACCGCCGCGCTGTACGACCTCTCGATGTCCCACCTCATCCTCGTACCGACGCTCGCGGTCGTTCTGCTGTCACTAGGGGCGCTGATGCTCTCTCAGAGCGCCGACCGGATGTTCAACCCGCGCCTACGGTCGAAACACGTCTCCGACTCCGAGTCGACCGGGCCGACCCCCGCGTCCGAGTCGAGTACCGAGGTGCAGTCACTGTCAGACTGA
- a CDS encoding ABC transporter ATP-binding protein, with translation MSTVDERADVPSTNQETIMELRDVSVTFPMGRGDSRVLDNVDIDVERGEILGIVGESGSGKSMLASSMLDGVEDPGITTGEVTYYPPDADPISVLDLDDKELNKLRWEDVAMVFQGAMNSFNPTMTIRGHFRETLEAHNADVEEGMRRARNLLSDLYLEPDRVLDSYAHELSGGMSQRALIALSLILQPEMLIMDEPTAALDLLMQRSIVSLLEELADKYDLTMVFITHDLPLVAKLADRLAVLYAFELVELAPTEDVLLSSSHPYTRALLRATPNVNAPLEEMKPIEGVAPNPSSVPKGCSYHPRCPVATEQCTKSDPSLFEVDDDHRAACFYPDEARESVPFELDGETEHTADLTSNRGGQ, from the coding sequence ATGAGCACAGTTGACGAGCGCGCGGACGTGCCGTCGACGAATCAGGAGACGATCATGGAGTTGCGGGACGTGTCAGTCACCTTCCCGATGGGTCGAGGCGACTCGCGCGTCCTCGACAACGTCGATATTGACGTCGAGCGCGGCGAGATACTCGGCATCGTCGGTGAGAGCGGATCCGGGAAGTCGATGTTGGCATCGTCGATGCTTGACGGGGTCGAGGATCCGGGAATCACCACCGGGGAGGTGACCTACTACCCGCCGGACGCCGATCCCATCTCCGTCCTCGATCTCGACGACAAGGAGTTGAACAAACTACGGTGGGAGGACGTCGCCATGGTGTTTCAGGGGGCGATGAACTCGTTCAATCCGACGATGACCATCCGCGGACACTTCAGGGAGACACTGGAGGCCCACAACGCGGATGTCGAGGAGGGGATGCGGCGAGCGCGGAACCTCCTTTCGGACCTGTATCTCGAACCCGATCGGGTGCTTGATTCCTACGCCCACGAACTCTCGGGCGGCATGAGCCAGCGGGCGCTGATCGCCCTCTCGTTGATCCTTCAGCCGGAGATGCTGATCATGGACGAACCGACGGCAGCGCTGGACCTGCTCATGCAGCGGTCGATCGTCAGCCTTCTAGAGGAACTGGCCGACAAGTACGATCTGACCATGGTGTTCATCACTCACGACCTGCCGCTAGTGGCGAAACTCGCTGATCGGTTGGCGGTCCTCTACGCCTTCGAACTGGTCGAACTCGCGCCCACCGAGGACGTCCTGTTGTCCTCCTCACACCCGTACACCCGTGCGCTACTGCGGGCGACCCCGAACGTCAACGCACCTTTGGAGGAGATGAAACCAATCGAGGGCGTCGCCCCGAACCCGTCGTCGGTTCCGAAGGGGTGTTCGTACCATCCGCGCTGTCCCGTCGCGACCGAGCAGTGCACGAAAAGCGACCCCAGCCTCTTCGAGGTCGACGACGACCATCGGGCGGCGTGTTTTTATCCCGACGAAGCCCGCGAGTCCGTGCCGTTCGAACTCGACGGCGAGACGGAACATACCGCCGACCTCACCAGCAACAGAGGGGGTCAGTGA
- a CDS encoding ABC transporter ATP-binding protein, giving the protein MSDTVVSLRDVKVHFESDGGLLDVFSKNEAVHAVDGVNLDIEENEVVALVGESGCGKTTLGKAAIGLQEPTEGTVSYRGQDIWETRRGNADRGVPYRKIRRALQIIHQDPGASLNPNKRVMESLERPLKKWKPGLTREKRQARILAMLYRVGMTPPSDYAYRYPHQLSGGEAQRVALVRTLLMNPELILADEAISALDVSLRVEMMDLMLELQDAFDTSYLFISHDLSNARYLAEKSGGRIGVMYLGEIVEIGPVEQIIHDPQHPYTQVLMWATPELELDDGSRERPPVRSIDIPDPQNPPEGCRFHTRCQKAREACKRTPPTFDVERGGEVACYRADDDHEYWESVPLEGASR; this is encoded by the coding sequence ATGAGCGATACTGTCGTCTCGCTGCGCGATGTGAAGGTCCATTTCGAGTCCGACGGGGGCCTCCTCGACGTGTTCTCGAAAAACGAGGCAGTTCACGCCGTCGATGGCGTCAACCTCGATATCGAGGAGAACGAAGTCGTCGCGCTCGTCGGCGAGTCCGGGTGCGGGAAGACCACGCTCGGAAAGGCCGCGATCGGTCTGCAGGAGCCGACCGAAGGGACGGTCAGCTACCGCGGGCAGGACATTTGGGAAACCCGAAGGGGAAACGCCGACAGGGGCGTCCCCTACCGCAAGATCCGGCGGGCGCTCCAGATCATTCACCAGGATCCGGGTGCGTCGCTCAACCCGAACAAGCGCGTGATGGAGTCGCTCGAACGCCCGCTGAAGAAATGGAAGCCTGGCCTCACCCGCGAGAAGCGACAGGCGCGGATCCTCGCCATGCTCTATCGCGTGGGGATGACCCCGCCGTCGGATTACGCCTACCGCTACCCTCACCAGCTATCGGGCGGGGAGGCCCAACGAGTCGCACTGGTCCGGACGCTACTGATGAATCCCGAACTCATCCTCGCCGACGAGGCCATTAGCGCGCTCGACGTGTCATTGCGCGTCGAGATGATGGACCTGATGCTCGAACTGCAGGACGCGTTCGACACCTCCTACCTCTTTATCAGCCACGACCTCTCGAACGCACGCTACCTCGCCGAGAAATCCGGCGGTCGCATCGGCGTGATGTATCTCGGCGAGATCGTCGAGATCGGGCCGGTCGAGCAGATTATTCACGATCCTCAACACCCCTACACGCAGGTGCTGATGTGGGCGACGCCCGAACTGGAACTCGACGACGGATCACGCGAGCGACCGCCCGTCAGATCGATCGACATCCCGGACCCGCAGAACCCGCCGGAGGGCTGTCGCTTCCATACCCGTTGTCAGAAGGCCCGCGAGGCATGCAAACGCACGCCCCCGACGTTCGACGTAGAGAGGGGCGGCGAAGTCGCTTGCTACCGGGCCGACGACGACCACGAGTACTGGGAGAGCGTTCCTCTCGAAGGCGCGAGCCGATAG
- a CDS encoding CRTAC1 family protein — protein sequence MSRERVIVTAVVLLGVAMYAVPAALIVPSFVGDTGITASIQDGGANGSQSATDLNFSEVASERGLVYESVRKQAGMRGKISRSGAFVADYDRDLDSDALLLGGNRPMLFENDGGRFSRSKALPSLNESAQYRTALFVDYDNDGWRDLVIFPLFGEPLLLHNDHGSFSPRPEAFRTRINVPVSATAADYDGDGCADVFVAQNGDWKTTYPARVMPNRTADNGQRNYLFRGTCDSDFQRVDVGIDGEHWSLSTSFVDFTGDGRPDIHVANDFHHDLLYVNRGDGSFEPREIPKTNRNGMASEVADVDGDTDPDIFVSNIYWTRQIREKLDTIGVITEGSIGNNLLINDGEGNFTDRAVEYDVRNGRWGWAASMTDLDNDGDLDLFHTTREQFVPEELEAKWGEQFEYYQHSRIFERVERGRFEDRTATAVGMVKTDGRGVGQLDFDADGHADLIAANADGTTRLYRNQAPNGNALQVTVRPDDNRTVLGTTVTVVTENRTNYRRLNAKADFLSQDSHVLHVGIGDADRIERLRVEYPDGTVVRFHDLCPNRRLVVRGDRIVERRMLGTNATRTATC from the coding sequence ATGAGCCGTGAACGGGTGATCGTAACTGCCGTCGTCCTCCTGGGAGTAGCAATGTACGCCGTTCCCGCGGCACTGATCGTGCCCTCGTTCGTCGGCGACACCGGCATCACCGCGTCGATCCAAGATGGGGGCGCGAACGGATCACAATCGGCGACAGACCTCAATTTTAGCGAGGTAGCCTCCGAGCGCGGCCTCGTCTACGAGTCGGTGCGCAAGCAAGCGGGGATGCGTGGGAAGATCAGCCGGTCGGGTGCGTTCGTCGCCGACTACGACAGGGACCTCGACAGTGACGCACTGTTGCTGGGTGGTAACCGGCCGATGCTGTTCGAAAATGACGGTGGCCGGTTCTCCCGCTCTAAGGCACTCCCGTCCCTCAACGAGAGCGCACAGTACCGGACGGCGCTGTTCGTCGACTACGACAACGACGGCTGGCGCGACCTCGTGATCTTTCCACTGTTCGGCGAACCGTTGTTGCTGCACAACGACCACGGTTCGTTCTCGCCGCGGCCGGAGGCCTTCCGGACGCGGATCAACGTGCCCGTCTCGGCTACCGCGGCTGACTACGACGGCGACGGCTGCGCCGACGTGTTCGTCGCCCAGAACGGCGACTGGAAGACGACCTACCCCGCGCGCGTTATGCCGAACCGGACGGCGGACAACGGCCAGCGCAACTACCTGTTCCGGGGGACCTGCGACTCTGACTTCCAGCGCGTTGACGTGGGCATCGACGGCGAACACTGGAGTCTCTCGACGAGTTTCGTCGACTTCACCGGCGACGGAAGGCCCGACATTCACGTCGCTAACGACTTCCACCACGACCTGCTGTACGTTAATCGGGGCGACGGATCCTTCGAACCCCGCGAGATTCCGAAGACCAACCGTAACGGCATGGCCTCGGAGGTCGCGGACGTCGACGGCGATACCGACCCTGACATCTTCGTCAGCAACATCTACTGGACTCGCCAGATCAGGGAGAAACTCGACACCATCGGCGTCATCACCGAGGGGTCGATTGGGAACAACCTCCTCATAAACGACGGCGAGGGCAACTTCACGGACCGCGCCGTCGAATACGACGTGCGCAACGGACGCTGGGGGTGGGCAGCGTCGATGACCGACCTCGACAACGACGGCGACCTCGACTTATTCCACACGACCCGCGAGCAGTTCGTTCCCGAGGAACTTGAGGCGAAGTGGGGCGAGCAGTTCGAGTACTACCAGCACTCCCGGATATTCGAGCGGGTCGAACGAGGGCGCTTCGAGGATCGAACCGCGACCGCCGTCGGGATGGTCAAGACTGACGGCCGCGGCGTCGGTCAACTCGACTTCGACGCCGACGGACACGCCGACCTGATCGCCGCCAACGCTGACGGGACGACGCGTCTCTACCGAAATCAGGCGCCGAACGGGAATGCACTGCAGGTGACCGTCCGCCCTGACGACAACCGGACCGTCCTGGGGACAACCGTGACCGTCGTCACCGAGAACCGGACGAACTACCGGCGGCTCAACGCCAAGGCGGACTTCCTCTCGCAGGACAGCCACGTCCTCCACGTCGGAATCGGCGACGCCGACCGGATTGAGCGCCTTCGCGTTGAGTACCCTGACGGAACTGTCGTCAGGTTCCACGACCTGTGTCCCAACCGCCGCCTCGTCGTCCGTGGCGACCGCATCGTCGAGCGACGGATGCTGGGAACGAACGCTACTCGAACTGCGACCTGCTGA
- a CDS encoding IclR family transcriptional regulator, whose amino-acid sequence MTERTSDERGTTIKSVETALDVIEVLEKREQAGVTELADALGRSKSTIYHYVNTLEQRNYLEKEGGKYRLSLRFLALGGFVREREALYRHGKDDVDRLADTTSELVRLIVEDDHQGLTVYQAAGDNVTDPHTHVGTTDSLYCTAAGKAFLAELPEQQREAYFEETALEPRTEHTITDLDELRAEIADVEETGVALDDQECYEGIRCVATPVCCNHELLGAISVSGPVDRISDDRFRTKLPNELWNVAGVVEINTTYSRWESSID is encoded by the coding sequence ATGACAGAACGAACGTCGGACGAACGCGGGACGACCATCAAGTCGGTGGAGACTGCGCTTGACGTGATCGAGGTACTCGAGAAACGCGAACAGGCGGGCGTCACGGAACTCGCCGACGCGCTGGGTCGGTCAAAGAGTACGATCTACCACTACGTCAATACACTCGAACAGCGGAACTACCTCGAAAAGGAAGGTGGGAAATACCGGCTCAGCCTCCGCTTTCTCGCCCTCGGTGGGTTCGTTCGGGAACGGGAGGCACTCTACCGCCACGGTAAAGACGATGTCGACCGCCTCGCCGACACCACGTCTGAACTCGTTCGCCTCATCGTCGAGGACGACCACCAGGGACTCACCGTTTACCAGGCCGCCGGCGACAACGTCACCGACCCCCACACGCACGTCGGGACGACTGATTCGCTGTACTGCACGGCGGCAGGAAAAGCCTTCCTCGCGGAATTACCCGAACAGCAGCGCGAGGCCTACTTCGAAGAGACGGCCCTCGAACCACGGACCGAACACACGATCACCGACCTCGACGAACTGCGCGCCGAAATCGCCGATGTTGAGGAGACTGGCGTCGCACTCGATGACCAGGAGTGCTACGAGGGGATTCGATGCGTCGCCACGCCCGTCTGCTGTAACCACGAATTACTCGGGGCGATCAGCGTCTCCGGCCCCGTCGATCGCATCTCCGACGATCGATTCCGTACGAAACTCCCGAACGAACTCTGGAACGTCGCCGGAGTCGTCGAGATCAACACCACCTACTCCCGTTGGGAGTCGAGTATCGACTGA